Proteins from a genomic interval of Thunnus thynnus chromosome 5, fThuThy2.1, whole genome shotgun sequence:
- the LOC137183256 gene encoding coiled-coil domain-containing protein 136-like — MDGLRLPPLIEEALDSTDDPCDLKTESSPTMDNEITAKERGVLEENNEKEEMDQERAQEEEEGEEKLKEEGDEGEEKRRKEQEPLTEEQELEELRAQVLQLLLELEDARETSNKHQESFHELQGLLEDERLASAHQAEAFTRQIQNIQAQLRSVQEEMDSLEEEKESELAEAQEELRAAQEEVLLLQQAAEEAAAERENDIASLQEELCRRRAELQRLSEETQEYELEITTLRAEISMKSQRREAERREGDIDLLKEECRMLKEECQTLKEDNRRLSERLQLLQRQRTCSSVYLSLKEEDVVEGTEGKDMETGPDEVMTESYMTMAQSENCRLVDASIQKNISFDGKPMTPTSWNGGVGEIFSLRDQLKQAEEKASQVQRECDGLKMELQELQVLYDSSQRERAELEEELQRCKAELEKLSGGAQRFIHPSEHPVLSIPFIGMIVIVAVVWCWLSELASQRVRGVR; from the exons ATGGATGGACTGCGTTTACCTCCACTCATCGAGGAGGCTTTGGACTCTACAG ATGACCCTTGCGATCTGAAAACAGAAAGCAGCCCTACCATGGACAACGAGATAACAGCGAAGGAGAGAGGCGTCCTGGAAGAGAACAAcgagaaggaggagatggacCAGGAGAGAGctcaagaggaggaggagggggaagagaAGCTGAAGGAAGAAGGCGATgagggggaggagaagaggaggaaggagcagGAGCCGCTGACAGAGgagcaggagctggaggagctgagGGCCCaggtgctgcagctgctgctggagctggaaGATGCCAGAGAGACCTCCAACAAACACCAGGAGAGCTTCCACGAGCTGCAAG GTCTGCTGGAGGATGAGCGTCTGGCCAGTGCCCATCAGGCGGAAGCCTTCACGCGCCAGATCCAGAATATACAAG CCCAGCTGCGCTCTGTGCAGGAGGAGATGGACagcctggaggaggagaaggagagtgaGCTGGCCGAGGCCCAGGAGGAGTTGCGTGCCGCTCAGGAGGAAGTACTCCTGCTCCAACAGGCCGCGGAGGAGGCAGcggcagagagggagaatgaCATCGCCTCCCTTCAGGAGGAGCTGTGTCGCCGGCGGGCTGAGCTGCAGCGCCTCAGCGAGGAGACCCAGGAGTACGAGCTGGAGATCACCACGCTGAGGGCCGAGATCAGCATGAAGAGCCAGCGCAGGGAGGCCgagaggagagagg GTGACATCGACCTGCTGAAGGAGGAGTGCCGTATGCTGAAGGAGGAGTGTCAGACCCTGAAGGAGGACAACAGACGTCTCTCCGAgaggctgcagctgcttcagAGACAGAGGACATG CTCCAGCGTCTACCTGTCActgaaagaggaagatgtagtgGAGGGCACAGAGGGGAAGGACATGGAGACCGGCCCCGATGAGGTCATGACAGAGAGCTACATGACCATGGCCCAGTCCGAGAACTGTCGCTTGGTGGATGCCTCCATACAGAAGAATATTTCATTTGATGGGAAGCCTATGACACCAACCAGCTGGAACGGAGGCGTCGGGGAGATCTTCTCCCTGAGGGACCAGCTCAAACAGGCGGAGGAGAAGGCCTCACAGGTTCAGAGAGAG TGTGACGGTCTGAAGATGGAGCTGCAGGAGCTGCAGGTACTGTATGACAGCAgtcagagggagagagcagagctggaggaggagctgcagcgcTGCAAGGCGGAGCTGGAGAAGCTGTCTGGGGGGGCTCAG AGATTCATCCATCCGTCTGAGCACCCTGTTCTCTCCATCCCCTTCATAGGAATGATTGTAATAGTGGCTGTGGTCTGGTGCTGGTTGTCGGAGCTGGCGTCCCAGAGAGTAAG GGGAGTGAGATAG